The following proteins are encoded in a genomic region of Streptomyces sp. NBC_01723:
- a CDS encoding PAS domain-containing protein, whose protein sequence is MSSRPSRGTARLAAILDALPDALVLVNANGTVVNANTIALEAFETPGTALVGRGLLDLLPQFDSRLIPGSMRRPDHVDPRARTKPTRMIARRTDGAEFPVEVTSANLETGQQAYDTYGYTGDELLMLVVRDLSGTVDTEAELARSQRQTEMILRAASEGVVGTDTDGRIVLVNPAAAQILGYRAGELGGRELHTLVLHSRADGSPFPYDESPLADTLRSGRKHRVRGQVLFAKNGDQVSVDLTTAPVRDGDQLVGAVMTFTDRRPHETLAKEHEEAEQRHAEELERLAEEHAAELTALRRQHEAELEELREKHAEEIAADADRYAALGEREKDRYEAIAARHEQLLTLLGGSLRGPLDELRRELAALASDDAGQLWPEANQVLHHLSAGYSRITTLIDNVLGYQRLDVGSEQVARTKVMLDAVVAAGVDGAVELIGPGRVQFAVHAPPIEAEVDVRLLATALAHLVADVAGVDATGNSPVSATGGYLDNTVVVAAAQRGAVVRIEVRGPYAGGDPVHEPIVRGIVRAHGGVLQTHEMPGMSGSAYVLEVPIGGGAGAVAPQAPAADPAAARIPAQGGGGEGGAGADNALAVREPAAGGGRRRARRAASSVDAFLESEVAGGEEPGGPEGEGTAPTGRRRRRAAQTQEQTGPEQAEREQVAQGNVAQAPGAPSSAPLPVPAQAAAGDGSGSGGTGRRRGRPAEAVGTDVAELPPGTQAGVSEGAVVMAGDRGGAAASNTGLGGTVPPQGVPAPAGGRTRQDGGERQALPPALPAQAGESDPADADRPTGRRRRALASANERAAAQEAAPRQVFALPPADADRPADGDAATGQGPVQGPAQGAPAAGHVGQVPAQGRVTEHAQAPQAQAQAQATAQAQTQTQVPGPAAPGDAPLDEGRHDAAPPDQAEDHTPPQPHPADAPTGRRRRAGAARPADEAAPVPAQGGPEQAPPPVPDAPVPPQHPAGRGVPDAPSAPDAPQPWPATAAPQPEGAPVPADGTTPTPPQGVPGSTPSQGTPLPPENAPAPRAAQPLPAETSAPVDPNSTQGRSISVRTLGQGVPFNRQAVQVQQPAAAPAPQQPGRRRKLGTPPDPRTDQAARPHPATEQPTATTQPKQQPQPQPPAPGQEQTSLGGGQQRLAPVTEGAGRSYAIGAPDKDAAEGPEPLDGPGGAVEVADSPRPQPMDDELPPEPLDNPRRLLVWPAPDVSTQQALSDRGYRPVIVHSREEVDAQIAAFPAALFVDPLTGPITRTALQSLRQAAVAAEVPVLVTAGLGQASRDAAYGADPAVLLKALAPRDTEQHPPRVLLIEEHAEIALALTSTLERRGMQVARAASDADAVALAGQFRPNLVVMDLMQVQRRQEGSAGIVGWLRANGQLNRTPLVVYTAAVDQADLPRLASGETVLFLAERSTSGEVQGRIVELLSRIGTN, encoded by the coding sequence GTGAGCAGCAGGCCATCCCGAGGCACTGCTCGCCTCGCAGCCATACTGGACGCGCTGCCCGACGCGTTGGTACTGGTCAACGCCAACGGCACCGTGGTCAACGCGAACACCATCGCGCTGGAGGCATTCGAGACTCCGGGCACCGCGCTGGTGGGCCGCGGACTGCTGGACCTGCTCCCGCAGTTCGACTCGCGGCTGATCCCCGGCTCCATGCGGCGGCCCGACCACGTCGACCCGCGGGCGCGGACCAAGCCGACCCGGATGATCGCCCGGCGCACCGACGGCGCCGAGTTCCCCGTCGAGGTCACCAGCGCCAACCTGGAGACCGGCCAGCAGGCCTACGACACCTACGGCTACACCGGCGACGAACTGCTGATGCTCGTCGTCCGCGACCTCTCCGGCACCGTCGACACCGAGGCCGAGCTGGCCCGTTCGCAGCGCCAGACCGAGATGATCCTGCGGGCCGCCTCCGAGGGCGTCGTGGGCACCGACACCGACGGGCGGATCGTCCTCGTCAACCCGGCCGCCGCCCAGATACTGGGCTACCGGGCCGGCGAACTCGGCGGCCGTGAGCTGCACACCCTCGTCCTGCACTCGCGGGCCGACGGCTCGCCCTTCCCGTACGACGAGTCCCCGCTCGCCGACACCCTGCGCTCCGGGCGCAAGCACCGGGTGCGCGGGCAGGTGCTGTTCGCCAAGAACGGCGACCAGGTGTCCGTCGACCTGACGACGGCGCCCGTACGGGACGGCGACCAGCTCGTCGGCGCCGTGATGACCTTCACCGACCGCCGCCCCCACGAGACGCTGGCCAAGGAGCACGAGGAGGCGGAGCAGCGGCACGCCGAGGAACTGGAGCGGCTCGCCGAGGAGCACGCCGCCGAGCTGACCGCGCTGCGCCGGCAGCACGAGGCCGAGCTGGAGGAGCTGCGCGAGAAGCACGCGGAGGAGATCGCCGCGGACGCCGACCGCTACGCCGCGCTCGGCGAGCGGGAGAAGGACCGGTACGAGGCGATCGCCGCCCGGCACGAGCAGTTGCTCACCCTCCTCGGCGGCTCCCTGCGCGGGCCGCTGGACGAACTGCGCCGGGAACTGGCAGCGCTGGCCTCGGACGACGCCGGGCAGCTGTGGCCCGAGGCCAACCAGGTGCTGCACCACCTGTCGGCCGGTTACTCCCGCATCACCACGCTCATCGACAACGTCCTCGGCTACCAGCGCCTCGACGTCGGCAGCGAGCAGGTCGCCCGTACGAAGGTGATGCTCGACGCCGTCGTCGCCGCCGGTGTCGACGGGGCCGTGGAGCTGATCGGTCCCGGGCGGGTGCAGTTCGCCGTGCACGCGCCGCCCATCGAGGCCGAGGTCGACGTCCGGCTGCTGGCCACCGCGCTGGCCCACCTCGTCGCGGACGTCGCGGGTGTCGACGCCACCGGCAACTCGCCCGTGTCGGCGACGGGCGGCTACCTGGACAACACCGTCGTGGTCGCGGCGGCGCAGCGCGGCGCGGTCGTCCGCATCGAGGTGCGCGGGCCGTACGCCGGGGGAGACCCGGTGCACGAGCCGATCGTGCGCGGGATCGTGCGGGCGCACGGCGGCGTGCTCCAGACGCACGAGATGCCGGGCATGAGCGGCAGCGCGTACGTGCTGGAGGTGCCGATCGGAGGCGGGGCCGGGGCCGTGGCGCCCCAGGCGCCGGCCGCGGATCCGGCGGCGGCACGGATTCCGGCGCAGGGCGGCGGGGGCGAGGGTGGCGCGGGTGCGGACAACGCGCTCGCCGTTCGCGAGCCGGCTGCCGGGGGCGGGCGGCGGCGCGCTCGGCGGGCGGCGTCCTCCGTGGACGCGTTCCTGGAGAGCGAGGTCGCGGGCGGCGAGGAGCCGGGCGGGCCCGAGGGCGAGGGCACCGCACCGACCGGGCGGCGCAGGCGGCGCGCGGCTCAGACGCAGGAGCAGACCGGGCCGGAACAGGCCGAGCGGGAGCAGGTCGCACAGGGGAACGTCGCCCAGGCGCCGGGCGCCCCGTCCTCGGCCCCCCTTCCGGTGCCCGCACAGGCGGCGGCGGGAGACGGGTCCGGGTCCGGCGGTACCGGGCGTCGGCGCGGGCGGCCCGCCGAGGCCGTGGGCACCGACGTCGCCGAGTTGCCGCCGGGAACGCAGGCGGGGGTGTCCGAGGGCGCCGTCGTCATGGCCGGTGACCGGGGCGGGGCCGCGGCCTCCAACACCGGTCTGGGCGGGACCGTACCGCCGCAGGGCGTGCCCGCGCCCGCGGGAGGACGTACCCGGCAGGACGGCGGTGAGCGGCAGGCGCTGCCCCCGGCGCTGCCCGCGCAGGCCGGCGAGTCGGACCCGGCGGACGCCGACCGGCCGACCGGCCGCCGACGGCGTGCCCTGGCCTCCGCGAACGAGCGGGCCGCCGCCCAGGAGGCGGCGCCGCGTCAGGTGTTCGCCCTGCCGCCCGCCGACGCGGACCGGCCGGCCGACGGCGACGCGGCGACGGGGCAGGGGCCGGTGCAGGGCCCGGCGCAGGGCGCTCCGGCGGCCGGTCACGTCGGGCAGGTCCCGGCCCAGGGCCGGGTCACGGAGCACGCCCAGGCTCCCCAGGCGCAGGCACAGGCACAGGCCACCGCGCAGGCACAGACACAGACTCAGGTGCCCGGTCCGGCCGCCCCCGGTGACGCCCCGCTCGACGAGGGCCGCCACGACGCCGCACCGCCCGACCAGGCCGAGGACCACACGCCGCCCCAGCCGCACCCGGCCGACGCACCCACCGGGCGGCGCCGTCGGGCCGGGGCCGCCCGTCCCGCCGACGAAGCGGCACCGGTGCCGGCGCAGGGTGGCCCGGAGCAGGCCCCTCCGCCCGTGCCGGACGCCCCGGTGCCGCCGCAGCACCCCGCGGGTCGGGGCGTACCCGACGCCCCGTCCGCACCCGACGCCCCGCAGCCCTGGCCCGCGACCGCCGCGCCCCAGCCCGAGGGCGCCCCGGTGCCGGCCGACGGCACCACTCCGACGCCCCCGCAGGGCGTCCCCGGCTCCACGCCGAGCCAGGGCACGCCGCTGCCGCCCGAGAACGCGCCCGCACCCCGCGCGGCGCAGCCCCTGCCCGCCGAGACGTCGGCGCCCGTGGACCCGAACTCGACCCAGGGACGGTCGATCAGCGTCCGGACGCTGGGCCAGGGTGTGCCGTTCAACCGGCAGGCGGTCCAGGTGCAGCAGCCGGCGGCCGCCCCCGCGCCGCAGCAGCCGGGTCGGCGCCGCAAGCTGGGTACGCCGCCCGACCCGCGCACGGACCAGGCGGCGCGCCCGCACCCGGCGACCGAGCAGCCGACCGCCACCACGCAGCCGAAGCAGCAGCCCCAGCCGCAGCCCCCGGCGCCAGGGCAGGAACAGACCTCGCTGGGCGGCGGACAGCAGCGGCTCGCGCCGGTCACCGAGGGTGCCGGACGGTCGTACGCCATAGGAGCGCCGGACAAGGACGCCGCCGAGGGACCCGAGCCGCTGGACGGGCCCGGCGGAGCCGTGGAGGTGGCGGACTCGCCGCGTCCCCAGCCGATGGACGACGAACTGCCGCCGGAGCCGCTGGACAACCCGCGCCGTCTGCTGGTGTGGCCGGCACCGGACGTCTCCACGCAGCAGGCGCTCAGCGACCGCGGCTACCGGCCGGTGATCGTGCACTCGCGCGAGGAGGTCGACGCGCAGATCGCGGCGTTCCCGGCCGCGCTGTTCGTGGACCCGCTGACCGGGCCGATCACCCGCACCGCGCTCCAGTCGCTGCGGCAGGCGGCGGTGGCCGCCGAGGTGCCGGTGCTGGTCACGGCCGGCCTCGGACAGGCCTCGCGGGACGCCGCCTACGGCGCCGATCCGGCCGTACTGCTGAAGGCGCTCGCACCCCGGGACACCGAGCAGCACCCGCCGCGCGTGCTGCTGATCGAGGAGCACGCGGAGATCGCGCTGGCGCTGACCTCGACGCTGGAGCGGCGCGGGATGCAGGTGGCGCGCGCGGCGAGCGACGCCGACGCGGTGGCGCTGGCGGGGCAGTTCCGGCCCAACCTGGTCGTGATGGACCTGATGCAGGTGCAGCGGCGTCAGGAGGGCTCCGCCGGGATCGTCGGCTGGCTGCGCGCGAACGGGCAGCTCAACCGCACCCCGCTGGTCGTCTACACCGCCGCCGTCGACCAGGCCGACCTGCCGCGACTGGCGTCGGGCGAGACGGTGCTGTTCCTGGCGGAGCGGTCCACCAGCGGCGAGGTGCAGGGCCGGATCGTCGAGCTGCTCTCGCGGATCGGGACCAACTGA
- a CDS encoding TetR family transcriptional regulator gives MGARDPEATKARIFAAAVAEFARHGIAGARIDRIAAEAKANKQLIYAYYGNKNELFASVLEKKMLDLAVSVPVDPDDIEGWIDRLLDYHTAHPELLRLLFWEGMEYGTAELPHEAERQAHYARKVAAVRDGQERGVVTDAIPAPDLLFLLVAMANWAIVVPQMKRILVGGADTDADRLRASIKEAARRIVDR, from the coding sequence ATGGGAGCAAGGGACCCCGAGGCCACCAAGGCCCGGATCTTCGCGGCGGCGGTGGCCGAGTTCGCCCGGCACGGCATCGCCGGCGCGCGCATCGACCGCATCGCGGCCGAGGCCAAGGCGAACAAGCAGCTGATCTACGCCTACTACGGCAACAAGAACGAGCTGTTCGCGTCCGTCCTCGAGAAGAAGATGCTCGACCTGGCGGTCTCGGTCCCCGTCGACCCCGACGACATCGAGGGCTGGATCGACCGCCTGCTCGACTACCACACCGCCCACCCCGAGCTGCTGCGTCTGCTCTTCTGGGAGGGCATGGAGTACGGCACGGCCGAGCTGCCCCACGAGGCCGAACGCCAGGCCCACTACGCCCGCAAGGTCGCCGCCGTACGGGACGGCCAGGAACGCGGCGTGGTCACCGACGCCATCCCGGCGCCCGATCTCCTCTTCCTGCTGGTCGCGATGGCCAACTGGGCGATCGTCGTGCCCCAGATGAAGCGCATCCTGGTCGGCGGCGCGGACACCGACGCCGACCGCCTGCGCGCGTCGATCAAGGAGGCGGCGCGCCGGATCGTCGACCGGTAG
- a CDS encoding MFS transporter, whose product MPSSPSRAAAPVEAAAASVPASASASASAETEPPPRPVGAASRLFLPLIALCTAVTAANIYLAAPLLPLIAHDMGSTPSGVAWLASVAQLGYAAGLLFFAPLGDSVNRRRLVAVLALVATAALLAAAASAGTGALAAAVLVASAATVVPQLLVPLVAERAPADRRARHVAAVIAGLFTGVVAARVLGGLAGQAFGWRAVFVGAAVLTAVLGLATAYILPAERRRRQGSLFAGLAALPGVLRHSPDLWRACVRQAGMYGAWSALWTSLALLLAGGDGYGMTTAAAGLFGLFGLAASVVAPLAGGLVDRFGAAKVVRSAYLVAAVSVPLFWLGGQVMAALCAAAVLVHAALVASHVANQTIALTTTSAPATANTAYVVSGFAGGALSSALAGPAFGQWGWGGVCAVAGAGLVVGWMGTVVRGR is encoded by the coding sequence ATGCCGTCATCGCCGTCCCGAGCCGCAGCACCGGTGGAAGCCGCGGCCGCCTCCGTGCCCGCCTCCGCGTCCGCCTCCGCGTCCGCCGAGACCGAGCCGCCGCCCCGGCCCGTCGGTGCCGCGTCCCGGCTCTTCCTCCCCCTGATCGCCCTCTGCACCGCCGTGACGGCCGCCAACATCTACCTGGCGGCGCCCCTGCTCCCCCTCATCGCCCACGACATGGGCTCGACGCCCTCGGGGGTGGCGTGGCTCGCCTCCGTCGCCCAGCTCGGGTACGCGGCCGGCCTGCTCTTCTTCGCCCCGCTCGGGGACAGCGTGAACCGGCGCCGCCTGGTCGCCGTCCTCGCGCTGGTCGCGACCGCCGCCCTGCTGGCCGCCGCCGCCTCGGCCGGGACCGGCGCGCTGGCGGCCGCCGTCCTGGTCGCCTCGGCCGCGACCGTCGTCCCGCAGCTCCTGGTCCCGCTGGTCGCCGAACGCGCCCCCGCCGACCGCCGGGCCCGTCATGTCGCGGCCGTCATCGCGGGCCTGTTCACCGGCGTGGTGGCGGCCCGCGTGCTCGGCGGGCTGGCGGGGCAGGCCTTCGGCTGGCGTGCGGTGTTCGTGGGAGCCGCCGTCCTGACCGCGGTCCTGGGCCTGGCGACCGCGTACATACTTCCGGCCGAGCGGCGGCGCCGGCAGGGCTCGCTGTTCGCGGGCCTGGCCGCGCTGCCCGGCGTACTGCGCCACTCGCCCGACCTGTGGCGCGCGTGCGTGCGCCAGGCGGGGATGTACGGCGCGTGGAGCGCCCTGTGGACCTCCCTGGCGCTGCTCCTGGCGGGGGGCGACGGCTACGGCATGACGACCGCCGCGGCCGGGCTGTTCGGCCTGTTCGGGCTGGCGGCGAGCGTGGTCGCGCCGCTCGCGGGCGGCCTGGTCGACCGGTTCGGCGCCGCGAAGGTCGTGCGGTCCGCGTATCTGGTCGCCGCCGTGTCCGTGCCGCTGTTCTGGCTGGGCGGGCAGGTGATGGCGGCCCTGTGCGCGGCGGCGGTCCTGGTGCACGCCGCGCTGGTCGCCTCCCACGTCGCCAACCAGACCATCGCCCTGACCACCACGTCCGCCCCGGCCACCGCCAACACGGCGTACGTCGTCTCCGGCTTCGCGGGCGGCGCCCTGTCCTCGGCCCTGGCGGGACCGGCCTTCGGCCAGTGGGGCTGGGGCGGCGTCTGCGCGGTGGCGGGGGCGGGGCTGGTGGTGGGGTGGATGGGGACGGTCGTGCGGGGGAGGTGA
- a CDS encoding long-chain fatty acid--CoA ligase, translated as MSPREDTVLSTMQDVPLLISRILTHGSTIHGSSQVTTWTGEDEPHRRSFAEIGARAAQLAHALREDLAVGDDERVATLAWNNAEHVEAYFAIPSMGAVLHTLNLRLPPEQLAWIVNHAADRVVIANGSLLPLLAPLLPHLKTVEHVVVTGPGDRSLLEGASAQVHEYEDLIAGKPVTYDWPELDERAAAAMCYTSGTTGDPKGVVYSHRSIYLHSMQVNMAQSMGLTDQDTSLVVVPQFHVNAWGLPHATFMTGVNMLMPDRFLQPAPLAAMIEGERPTHAAAVPTIWQGLLAELTAKPRDVSSLTQVTIGGSACPPSLMEAFDSLGMRVCHAWGMTETSPLGTIARPPAQAIGTPEEFAYRLTQGRFPAGVEARLTGPGGERLPWDGESAGELEVRGNWIAGAYYNGPGTEPLRPDDKFSEDGWLKTGDVGTISPDGFLTLTDRAKDVIKSGGEWISSVELENALMSHPAVAEAAVVAVPDDKWGERPLATVVLKEGASVGFEELRAFLAEDGKIAKWQLPERWTVIETVPKTSVGKFDKKVLRRQYAEGGLDVTRL; from the coding sequence ATGTCGCCCCGGGAGGACACCGTGCTGAGCACGATGCAGGACGTACCGCTGCTGATCTCGAGGATCCTGACCCACGGGTCGACGATCCACGGCAGCTCGCAGGTGACCACCTGGACCGGTGAGGACGAGCCGCACCGCCGCTCCTTCGCCGAGATCGGCGCCCGCGCCGCCCAGCTCGCGCACGCCCTGCGCGAGGACCTCGCGGTCGGCGACGACGAGCGTGTGGCGACTCTGGCCTGGAACAACGCCGAGCATGTCGAGGCATACTTCGCGATCCCCTCCATGGGCGCGGTCCTCCACACCCTCAATCTCCGCCTCCCGCCCGAGCAGCTGGCCTGGATCGTGAACCACGCCGCCGACCGCGTCGTGATCGCCAACGGTTCGCTGCTGCCGCTGCTCGCGCCGCTGCTGCCGCACCTGAAGACGGTCGAACACGTCGTCGTCACCGGCCCCGGCGACCGCTCCCTGCTGGAGGGGGCGTCGGCCCAGGTGCACGAGTACGAGGACCTGATCGCGGGGAAGCCGGTCACGTACGACTGGCCCGAGCTGGACGAGCGGGCCGCCGCCGCCATGTGCTACACCTCCGGCACCACCGGCGACCCCAAGGGCGTGGTCTACAGCCACCGCTCCATCTACCTGCACTCCATGCAGGTCAACATGGCCCAGTCGATGGGCCTGACCGACCAGGACACCTCGCTGGTCGTGGTCCCGCAGTTCCACGTCAACGCCTGGGGACTGCCGCACGCCACCTTCATGACCGGCGTGAACATGCTGATGCCGGACCGCTTCCTGCAGCCCGCCCCGCTCGCCGCGATGATCGAGGGCGAGCGGCCGACGCACGCCGCCGCCGTCCCCACCATCTGGCAGGGGCTGCTCGCGGAGCTGACCGCCAAGCCCCGCGACGTCTCCTCCCTCACGCAGGTCACCATCGGCGGCTCCGCCTGTCCCCCGTCCCTGATGGAGGCGTTCGACTCGCTCGGCATGCGGGTCTGCCACGCCTGGGGCATGACGGAGACCTCGCCGCTCGGCACCATCGCCCGGCCGCCGGCCCAGGCGATCGGCACGCCGGAGGAGTTCGCGTACCGCCTCACCCAGGGCCGTTTCCCGGCCGGCGTCGAGGCGCGGCTCACCGGTCCCGGCGGTGAGCGGCTGCCCTGGGACGGCGAGTCCGCCGGTGAGCTGGAGGTGCGCGGCAACTGGATCGCCGGGGCCTACTACAACGGGCCGGGTACCGAACCGCTGCGTCCCGACGACAAGTTCAGCGAGGACGGCTGGCTGAAGACGGGTGACGTCGGCACCATCTCCCCCGACGGCTTCCTGACCCTGACCGACCGGGCCAAGGACGTCATCAAGTCCGGCGGCGAGTGGATCTCGTCGGTCGAGCTGGAGAACGCCCTGATGTCCCACCCGGCCGTCGCCGAGGCCGCCGTGGTCGCCGTCCCGGACGACAAGTGGGGCGAGCGTCCGCTGGCCACCGTCGTCCTCAAGGAGGGCGCGAGCGTCGGCTTCGAGGAGCTGCGCGCCTTCCTCGCCGAGGACGGCAAGATCGCCAAATGGCAGCTGCCGGAGCGGTGGACGGTCATCGAGACGGTGCCGAAGACGAGCGTGGGCAAGTTCGACAAGAAGGTGCTGCGCAGGCAGTACGCCGAGGGTGGGCTGGACGTCACGCGGCTCTGA
- a CDS encoding SigE family RNA polymerase sigma factor, with product MTTPVCTSASEAATATAPARAQTFPYPSFSSYVKARQPVLLRTARSLTANPSDAEDLLQTALTKTYVAWERIEDHRALDGYVRRALLNTRTSQWRKRKVDEFACDELPEPEPVPAGDDPAERQALHDAMWRAIMKLPARQRAMVVLRYYEDLSEAQTAEVLGVSVGTVKSAVSRALGKLREDPELGIVRK from the coding sequence ATGACCACACCCGTCTGCACCAGCGCTTCCGAAGCCGCCACAGCCACGGCGCCAGCAAGGGCGCAGACCTTCCCGTACCCGTCGTTCTCGTCGTACGTGAAGGCACGCCAGCCGGTGCTGCTGCGTACCGCCCGGTCGCTCACCGCGAACCCGAGCGACGCGGAGGACCTGCTGCAGACCGCGCTCACCAAGACGTACGTCGCCTGGGAACGCATCGAGGACCACCGCGCCCTGGACGGCTACGTGCGCCGGGCCCTGCTGAACACCCGGACGTCGCAGTGGCGCAAGCGCAAGGTCGACGAATTCGCCTGCGACGAGCTGCCCGAGCCGGAGCCCGTGCCGGCCGGTGACGATCCGGCGGAGCGGCAGGCGCTGCACGACGCGATGTGGCGGGCGATCATGAAGCTGCCCGCCCGGCAGCGTGCGATGGTCGTCCTCAGGTACTACGAGGACCTCAGCGAGGCCCAGACGGCCGAAGTGCTCGGCGTTTCCGTGGGCACCGTGAAGTCGGCCGTCTCCCGAGCGCTCGGCAAACTCCGCGAGGACCCCGAGCTGGGGATTGTCAGGAAATGA
- a CDS encoding bifunctional DNA primase/polymerase — MATTDRQATTLALAHALSAAERGLAVIPLSRTKLPALRSPHRAGPPAEPLSCHGECGRFGHGVHDASTDPARIRELFAAAPWATGYGIACGLPPHHLVGVDLDTKSETDSSAALRELALRHLFTIPPTVVVLTPSGGRHLWLTGPPDAVVPNSAGRLAPGIDIRGAGGYLVGPGSRTRHGVYTTAPGTSHLPPAPCPPTLLRLLLPPPRPHPTPGTPATPDGRGLIHFVLAAHEGQRNTRLFWAACRAYENGIGPALLRPLLEAAQATGLTEREARTTIASAARMTGHRP; from the coding sequence ATGGCCACCACCGACCGGCAGGCCACGACGCTGGCCCTCGCACACGCCCTGTCCGCCGCGGAACGCGGACTGGCGGTCATCCCCCTGTCCCGGACGAAGCTCCCGGCCCTGCGCTCCCCGCACCGCGCCGGCCCACCGGCGGAACCGCTCTCCTGCCACGGCGAGTGCGGCCGCTTCGGTCACGGTGTCCACGACGCCTCCACCGACCCGGCCCGCATCCGCGAGCTCTTCGCCGCCGCCCCCTGGGCCACGGGCTACGGCATCGCCTGCGGCCTGCCCCCGCACCACCTCGTCGGCGTCGACCTGGACACGAAGTCGGAGACGGACTCCTCGGCCGCCCTGCGCGAACTGGCCCTGCGCCACCTGTTCACGATCCCGCCCACGGTCGTCGTCCTGACCCCCAGCGGCGGCCGCCACCTCTGGCTCACCGGCCCGCCCGACGCCGTGGTCCCCAACTCCGCCGGCCGCCTCGCTCCGGGCATCGACATCCGAGGCGCGGGCGGCTACCTGGTCGGCCCCGGCTCCCGCACCCGCCACGGCGTCTACACCACCGCCCCCGGCACGTCCCACCTGCCCCCCGCCCCCTGCCCACCCACCCTGCTCCGCCTCCTACTCCCCCCACCCCGCCCCCACCCCACTCCCGGCACACCCGCCACCCCCGACGGCCGGGGCCTCATCCACTTCGTCCTCGCCGCGCACGAGGGCCAGCGCAACACCCGCCTCTTCTGGGCGGCCTGCCGCGCCTACGAGAACGGCATCGGCCCGGCCCTCCTCCGCCCCCTCCTGGAAGCCGCACAGGCCACCGGCCTGACGGAACGCGAGGCCCGCACGACCATCGCCTCGGCGGCCCGCATGACCGGCCACCGCCCCTGA
- a CDS encoding S1C family serine protease, which translates to MSTENEGTAVPPAPSAPPVPVDAPAASAQPPAPQQASAPPPQDPAATPQAPPAAPPAQAPAAAAPQGHTPPDASWPPPPPPGTPSYGGGGDGGHAGHGGHGGHGFGQGSGDGTGGGGWGASYQQPPAPKPGRGRGGVLAGILVAALVAGGLGGGLGYTLAKNNDDSGSTTVSASDTGGSVKREAGTVAGVSNKALPSTVTIQAEGSNGEGGTGTGFVFDKQGHIVTNNHVVAEAVDGGKLSATFPDGKKYDAKVVGNAQGYDVAVIKLENAPSDLNPLPLGDSDKVAVGDSTIAIGAPFGLSNTVTTGIISAKNRPVASSDGGADSKASYMSALQTDASINPGNSGGPLLDAQGNVIGINSAIQSTSNGGFGTGQAGSIGLGFAIPVNQAKFVAQQLIKTGKPVYAKIGASVSLEETTNGAKLTEQGVGGSDPVEAGGPAADAGLKPGDVITKLDDRVIDSGPTLIGEIWTHKPGDEVTVTYERGGKQQTTELTLGSKLGDD; encoded by the coding sequence GTGAGCACCGAGAACGAGGGCACCGCGGTACCCCCGGCCCCGTCCGCACCCCCCGTGCCGGTGGACGCTCCCGCTGCCTCCGCCCAGCCCCCTGCCCCGCAGCAGGCCTCGGCTCCCCCTCCCCAGGACCCGGCCGCCACTCCCCAGGCACCGCCCGCCGCCCCGCCCGCCCAGGCACCGGCCGCGGCAGCGCCCCAGGGCCACACGCCGCCCGACGCCTCCTGGCCCCCGCCCCCGCCGCCCGGCACCCCCTCGTACGGAGGCGGCGGCGACGGTGGCCACGCCGGGCACGGCGGTCACGGCGGGCATGGCTTCGGCCAAGGCTCGGGCGACGGTACGGGAGGCGGCGGCTGGGGAGCCTCGTACCAGCAGCCCCCCGCGCCCAAGCCGGGCCGCGGCCGAGGCGGCGTGCTCGCCGGAATCCTGGTCGCGGCGCTGGTCGCGGGCGGTCTGGGCGGCGGCCTCGGCTACACCCTGGCCAAGAACAACGACGACAGCGGCTCCACGACCGTCTCCGCGTCCGACACCGGCGGCTCCGTCAAGCGCGAGGCGGGCACGGTGGCCGGTGTGTCCAACAAGGCGCTCCCCAGCACGGTCACCATCCAGGCCGAGGGAAGCAACGGTGAGGGCGGCACCGGCACCGGCTTCGTCTTCGACAAGCAGGGTCACATCGTCACCAACAACCACGTGGTGGCGGAGGCGGTCGACGGGGGCAAGCTCAGCGCGACCTTCCCCGACGGCAAGAAGTACGACGCGAAGGTCGTCGGCAACGCGCAGGGTTACGACGTCGCGGTCATCAAGCTGGAGAACGCCCCGTCCGACCTGAACCCGCTCCCCCTCGGCGACTCCGACAAGGTGGCCGTCGGCGACTCGACGATCGCCATCGGCGCCCCCTTCGGCCTGTCCAACACGGTGACCACGGGCATCATCAGCGCCAAGAACCGCCCCGTGGCCTCCAGCGACGGCGGCGCGGACAGCAAGGCGTCCTACATGAGCGCCCTCCAGACCGACGCGTCGATCAACCCGGGCAACTCCGGCGGCCCGCTGCTGGACGCCCAGGGCAACGTCATCGGGATCAACTCCGCGATCCAGTCCACGAGCAACGGCGGCTTCGGCACCGGCCAGGCCGGCTCCATCGGCCTGGGCTTCGCGATCCCGGTCAACCAGGCGAAGTTCGTCGCCCAGCAGCTGATCAAGACCGGCAAGCCGGTCTACGCGAAGATCGGCGCCTCGGTCTCCCTGGAGGAGACGACGAACGGCGCGAAGCTCACCGAGCAGGGCGTGGGCGGCTCCGACCCCGTCGAGGCGGGCGGCCCCGCGGCCGACGCGGGCCTCAAGCCCGGTGACGTCATCACCAAGCTCGACGACCGGGTGATCGACAGCGGCCCGACCCTGATCGGCGAGATCTGGACCCACAAGCCCGGCGACGAGGTCACGGTCACGTACGAGCGCGGCGGTAAGCAGCAGACCACCGAACTCACCCTCGGCTCCAAGCTGGGCGACGACTGA